TCATCGACTACGACTAAGCAAGTCATTCTTCGCGCTGGGAACGAGCATGCGAGGCCGGTCTCGCGAAAACTTAGTTTACCAATCCAGAGTTTAACATCGCTGATCCTTCTATTTTCACAGTGGATGACTCCTCGGGGAGATACACAAACAGCTTCTTCTGGGGAAATTCCTACTACGTCGGCTCGGCCACCGAGTGTGCCTACATCGATAAAGATTATGGAAGAAGAATCACGGAAACGCGTCGAAACGCGTCGTCGTTGGACGAAGTGGAGGAATTTAACACCGAACCGCGGAAGAGGAACAACGGCCCCAGCGGAAACAACCTCTGGACAGGGACGACAATGGACAAACCACCGTACAAACTGGGATTCTATATGATGACTATTTCAGTGAACGCCACTTTGTCTCCTATGGTAAACGATTGCaattttttcaaattaattatacgGAACAatttaaaaagaagaaaatgacTGTACAAATTTTGCTAGCTCGTGTTTCTAGCTAAAAATAAGACCTTGAAAAGTATCGACTGAATGATAGAAGACATTCCTGAGCtactttttatatattatagttACACTTTTAATTATAAGACACGCTAGTAGAGTTTGCATGGAGACTCTTGAGATGTGTCACGATCTACGTAAAGATCTTCCTTTTCAATGatcgttataatattaattccagACGAGAACGATTTATTTAGGGGTATGCCTGCCCTTCTCGTGCTCCGCTGGCGATGTTTACGTAATAGCGAAGCTCgctgcgagcgaacaggcgGCGAAACATTCGTCAATTGAAATGGTTCGGGATCAGCATGACATGTACAATATGTACGAGGATCCGGTATTCTGGATTCTACTGTACGTTCATCAGATTTTAGCGTTCAATCGAACACCCCGTAATATCGAAACAGAATGAAAGAACATTGAAAACATTTCAGTGGAGTAAGCGCCGCCGTTTCCGTTTTGATGGTAATCGGTACCGGATACGACATCTACGTGACGAGAAAATACAGCCGCGGAAGGAACGTGATTTACGATTTAGAAAGGCACGCGAAACTCGAACAGCTAGCGGCCAGAAATACAAAATCTCTAAGTGGTAAGACAATTTATCTCGCTTTGAACGTCATCCCTGTAACGCCATCATACTTCGACGCGGCTCGAAGGACAACGTACGACCATCGTATTCATCCCCTTCCCTAAGAACAAAAGGGTGACTAACACTTACAGACTAGCACAGGACAAAGACAGTAGCAAAGACAGTGATACACTTTTGTTATTATATTCCGTAGCTTCTCAAGGTAAGGTCTACCTTCCTGTTCCAGCAGCTGAGGCTATCATCAACGGACCTCAATCATTAGCGGTTAATAACAACAATGATCACGAGGGTAGCCTACGTTCGGCTAGTCCGGAAGTACACAAATTCAGTAAGTGATCTTACAGtaggtaattaatattattaagaaAAAAAGATCACCGACCAGGAGAATGTAAAAAGAGAAAACGGATCTTTCATAGATCACCTTTTTAGGTGTCCTCGAGGAATTGTTACTTTCGTTCTCGGTTCGAGCCAACCTGAAGATCATCTGTGACGACAAAGTCGGTGGTGACACGATCAGCACTATCCATGGTCTCAAAGCAATATCGATGGCGTGGGTTATCCTGGGTCACACCTGTATCACCGCCTTCAAATATTCCGACAATATGGAATACCGAAAAGTTTTAGAAAAGAAGTTCCTGTTCCAAACAATCACGAACGGAGCGTTCAGCGTCGATACGTTTTTCTTTATGGGCGGGTTGCTCGTCAGCTTCCTATTTTTTAGAACGAACGCGAAAGGAGACTTGAAAAAGCTCACGCAGGGTACACGAGGTTTCGTCGCTGGCGGTttaaaatttattggtcttctcATGTACAGATTCTGTAGACTCACGGCTCCCTATATGTTCGTATTGGGAGTAGTTCAGATCGCAATGAAATGGTTCCACTCGAACTCTGTGTTCGAACCACCATCCGCGGATTATTATAACTGTCCGAATTATTGGTGGCGAAATTTACTTTATATCAATACATTGTTTCCGGTAGAACAAATGGTAAGTATCCGGTGTTTCACTCGACTAGTTGAACATTCAACGTTTGTTTTCAATACCGCTCTTTTTTAGTGCATGATTTGGAGCTGGTACGTGGCAGATGATACTCAATTCTACATCGTTGGCGCTGTGATACTGGTCTTGGCAACTAATCATTTTAAAATCGCTACTTTCGCAATGACCACTTTGTTGTTGAGTTCCTGGCTGACCACGGGATACATCGCTCTGGTGAACAATCATATGCCAAGCTCGGATGACCCGTTAGCGCTCTTCGATAAGATCTACGATAAACCATGGACCAGGCTAGGTCCTTATCTCATCGGCATGTCAACgggatattttctttttaagactAATTGCAAAATAAAAATGTCCAAGGTAATAAATTATAGAAATTAACGAAGAGGACCCAAATGTCACTTATAATTTGGTCATTTTCAGACGACAGTCTGCGTAGGCTGGCTCTTTTCTTCGGCGTGCCTTTTAAGTTTATTGTACGGTCTATACGAAACAGAACTTAGCCCTATAATGGCGGCTGCTTATTCTTCATTAAGTCACAGCGTCTGGGCGCTTGGTTTATCATGGATCGTAGTGGCATGTAGTACAGGTTACGGAGGTAAATTTTTATTGACAGCGACAATTAGTAAATTACAAATAGATACCGGGTAATGTCCCCTTAAATATTTTTGTTTTGAATACATTTAGGATACGTGAACAGTATTTTGTCAGCACCGATTCTGTATCCGTTCAGTAGAACAACGTATTGCGCCTACTTGGTGCATCCGCTTGTAATTCGATTAACAGCTATGAACTTGGACTCGCCGTTTCATTTAGGAAAATATACCATGGTATGTTAATATAAAGATATAAAAATTATTagttattaatattttatcaatGAAAACTAATAAGGCAATGCACACACTTTTCAGATGATCACATTTTTTGGACAATTGGTTCTATCGTATATATTATCGTTCATTATATCGGTATCCTTCGAGGCTCCAATCGTGAGCATGTTGAAAATACTTTCCCCAAAAAAACGGAAACGCATACAATAAAGCTATGACATAATTAATAGATATAACACATCGCGTAAAgttatttatatctttattaatgtaaaaaaaaaaagagcataGATCAGTCAGAGACCATTGAGATATTACAAACGCGGTAAAACCACATTGTGGTCAAAAACCACACGCATTATTGCATTATTGCAAATCATGTAGTCTTAACTTTTACTTATGCAttgttacttataaaataaattatttgtctTTATACACGTGTGTTATATATCAccaatataaaaaaatatatcctCGTTTAGATACAAttgcattttatttttataagtaacataatatagaaaataaataaatgtggTACGGTTTTCGTCAATTTTCACTTGAAATTATACAATGTTTTCAGTAAATATCGATGGACTTCAACACATTCTCAACGTGCAATAAAAATAAAGTAACTCATAAACCTCCTTCTATCGCAACTTCAGTATTGATTTCAACATAATGTGGTCCTTGATTTACAAACTCCCTAAACCTTTGCACTGTATTTGGATCAAATATATCCTGTTCAGCTTCGGTTAACCGCTTTACAATTTCGTATTTAGCTTCCTTACATTCTTTAAACGATTCAATGTTTCTGTCCAATAAAAACTCCACCAGACCTGGATAAGCCGATATGTATTCTTGACCCCATATTTGAGACGCCAGAACCGCTAATACCTCTAAACCTGCCTGCCTAATATCCGCAAATGGTTGCCTGCATATTGCTACAATTATACCTAATGGATCGTCGCACATAGAATCAAACCATGACTTTGTCAGCGACAAAATTCTGTTATCTTGCTCCGTTTTTTGCACGTCAAGTATCAGAGCCAAATTGTTCAATCCACGAATTCTTAATGCTGTGGGCATTTTTTGTATCACCTCTGCTATTTTTTTTAATGCGCATTTCATTGCATCTCCTAAAGCTTGCAAAGCATATTTACCTTCGGACCGCGCAGAAACATGCCCTAGCGTGTCCAACGCGACACCAAGAATAGCTTGGTCTCCATTCTCAATTACTTCAAACAATGCGGAAACCACTGCTGgatattttgaaaaaatttcattCGGCCAATATCGAGCGACATTCCCAAAAAATTTCATCAATCCCGGAATCAATAAATTTGACAAGGGATTCTCATCAGCCTGTGCTATTTTCTGAACCAATTTTCTCAAAACTTCTTGTTGCTCTAAATAACTCAGACCTTCTTCGCTTAACGCCAGTTGTgtcaagatttctaatgcatttacTTGTAGCAATATATCTTCGCTTTCGAGAATGTTGAATAAACTATTCAAAAATCCCGATTGAGCTGATGCTTCTAGGCCTGCTTTCGAAGATTTTGCTACGTCCACAACGACTTCGTATACACGAAAACTTATAACATCGTTCTTTGCTAATAACCTAGCAAAACTTCTCAAAAGTTCTCCTGTATATAGAATCTGTAATCCATTGGCATTTTTACCAATTTCTTTCATTATGCACATCGCACATTTAGATACCATTAAATTGTCATCCCCGATCCTATTAGCAACAGCCACCAATAAATCAACATCTGCGAGCAACAGAGATATTTTCTGTGGATTAGAaacgatgcatagaatttcaTGCAATGCGAGTGATCTAACTACAGCATCCGGATGATTTAACAATTGAGATATTTCAGCTGAATATCTTCGATACACCTCGCCAGGTTCTAAAATTCCAAATAGTGTTTTCAAAATCTCGCATATTTCAGTTACATATTCTCTGCGAAAGAAAAAACATTACAAATAGCTTTATATTTAGTTCACTTGTTAACGTTACGTTTTTATTATCATtggattatttaattttttcgctacaatattatttatattataatgAGATTAAGATATTAGGTGTCGCTAAAGTCAGTTTCGAAATCATTGTTTACGATACCTGTCGCTTGAGGTTAACTGAGTAAACAATTGACCGAAATCCAAACTACGAGAGATTTGTTCTGTTTCCCTGTTATTTAGACTTCCCAACTTGATTTTTATCTCAGCTAAAATAtcttttttctcttcaaagTTGGTTAGTTCGCTGACACGAACAATTTTCATTTGCAACCACTCTGCCATGGCCAGTGTACTGACATTACATTTTTGGAAGCATCTGCGGAAAGTGTTGAAACTAATGCCCGACTAGTTTCAGCGCTTCTCCaatagatggcgctagtagttcttgagtagtttacttcgctgtcatCGCTGGTATCGCTgagcgagcagtttgagcacttttcacagagatggcgccacgggttctacagcagggtcggtatcatctgtctcacgtCTACTTATAGCTTTcgcatatatctttctctcccttACCTCGAAAGCGGGAAATATCAACATTTTCCTATTAAAATTCCACAACatgtagtatttattatttatattcttgCAACCAACAATCGGTATATCGAGTTAGATTATAAAAAATAGTAAAAGCAAgtataattttatatctttGTTCCATGTTAATCTATTTTAGAATGAAAATGAATAAACTGTTTAGTttaatcatttttaatatttgtttaGAATGTAGATGGAAAAATGTCAGCAGACGGCCCTGGtgagaaaattgatgaatgAACGGCATTGACAAGCGgtatcatttcaatatgcatAGTCCTGGTGATACCCCTGTGGCGTTACAGAACCTGGGGGCGCCACCGTGATACGCTGGtgctttttgaagtgttatgtgatttGCTGTGTTGTCTGGGAATTGGATTGACAGAATCATTGCAATCAACAGCGTATAGCTACAATAAAAACGCTACTTTATTATCGCATGATGTTAATTTAAGTAATTAAAAAAGGTGAGAATATTCAAAGCTCACGAACGAAAGGTAAAACAATTTCTTCCCTTGTTTTTATAGAATTATAAGTTTAAAAACTCTGGTAACTAAAACGTTAAATGCGTGCGCATGCAGCGAATAATCACTATTGCTCCATGTAATATGCTGATtgcggtaaaaaaaaaaatcgcttGAAAATAATAAATGATGCGTAAGATTGCAATGAAAAGACCGAGAGCGATTAGCAAAGAAGGTCGTTGAAAAAGTAACGCCTTTCTTTCATTTCACTTTAAAGTAGTATTTTGTTAAAACATTTAATTTTCTAGGGGTCAATGAGCTTTCATATTTAGTACTTGACGCAAGATTTACTCGGGCCGCATAACTTCTTCCATCGACACAGTACATTTTTGTACGTCAGAAAACGTCGTTCTGTATGGTTGTGTTTCGAGTAGTTACTCATTCGGTTAACGCAAGGTAATAAGGATCGAATATACGTAATGGCAATTGTACCGATTAATAAAGTACCTTGCGACCGTGTAAACATTGTATCTGTACGATTTATGGAACCAAGCCATGTACCATTATATCGGCATATCCCGCATTTTCTTGTTACCTTATCAGGTCATCCAGTGATACCTGTTACTATTCCCTTATTACATTCTACGTGCATGGGAATTTCGAATTCTATTTTTTTCGTAAAAGATTCCAAGAATTtgatcgagatttaagaaacgTGTACGTTCAGGAATATTTACAGGAACATGgccaaataaattaaaattgtGTGCGCTATATTACTTCGAAGAATGTTACATGCGTATTTTAAGATTCCTATCAAAGTGGATTGAATATTAATACTTGAAATATAGCATCACTGATAAGTGCTAATTGCgcgtattttttaatattttgttaGCGAACTATTATTATATAACTAAATACGCGAATGCATTTTTAtacattaggaagcattaaatatattttgtaaaaacCTTTGTAGTATTGTACATTGAGAAATGGCAGTGGATTTGGATCCAAACGATCCTGAGGTACGATTGTCGCAGTTTCTTTATGTTGGGAAAGAGTATCCCGATTATCAACCTGGAAACTGGTTTGTGCACAATTATTTTCTGGCTAAAAATGTTCCGTCTATCGAAGAGTTAGCTGAAAATACAGAGAAACAATTGTTACCAATTCAGATTATTACAAAGGTAAAATCTTTTGCTACAAATTGTAACAATTGTGCACAAAGGATCCGTTTCAACGGTTTAAGATAATATACTTCTTTTCTAGGCATTTGAAAGTAATCTTGTCCCAAATCCAGAAACGTTGGTTTATGCTCTTGCGGTTTGCTGTAGGCAAACAAAAAGTGAAAGTTTACGTCATGCAGCATATGCAACCCTGAACAAAATTTGTGTATCTCCCcagcattttattttatttataaaatttgCTTCTCAAATAAGTAAACAAAAAGAACTTGACACAACTGGCAGTTCAAAGCATGGGTGGGGCCAAGGCTTGAGAAAAGCTGTAAATAATTGGTATTTATCAAAAACACCAATGGAATTAGCAAAGTGTGTTACAAGGTACAAAAGCAGATATGGTTGGAAGCATAAAGATATCATAAAATTGTCTCATCCTGTACCCAATAATCCTGGTACTTATCTGATTGAAATGTAATCATTGTATAAGTAATCATAATGTTgattaaacaatatgctgttgAATAGGAGGAGAAATGGTCCTTAAATATGTGGTACGCGGtttggaagaaatgaaaaagtCATATGCAGAAGATTCCACACTTACAGAAATCCTAGAATATATTGAACATGTCGAAGATTTTAAACATTGTACAGATGAAGTTCGTGCAGCAGGTCTTTTAGAAATGTACAAATTAACAATAGATCATGTACCTGGACACTTATTAAAATCTAAAGAGGTACAACCAGCAAATAagaattttcaaaatattttgtgtatatatacatagtCGTGAATAATATTTAGGTTTGGAACGCATTAATATCATCGATGGACTCAGTTATGCTTTTGACCAATCTACAAAGGATTCACAATCTTGATTTATTAAAGCCAAACTCACCAACAGTTTCGAAAATAATAGATCAAATTACTAATGAAGAAAATATAGCTCAAGACAAGGTTCATCCAGCTCTAGTATtagttacaataagagattatGAAAATTCGGGAAAGTAAGTATCAATCTTATCAATAGTTCTCAGTGTATTTCATTAAAAATAGTACATTGACATTGTTTAATACATAATTTCGTAAAGGGCACTAACATTTGAGAAAAGGAAAATCAGGGAACAATTTGAAAGACCATTACCATCTCCATCTAAGCCAAATACAAAAATCATTGATGCTCTCTATAAAATGTTGAATCTTTCCTTTCTTGTaagtataaataatattaaaaaaatattcatttattATAACAATATGTTTTATCTAGCACATTCAACCAACTGgattacgttacatgataacaaTTAACATGAACAAAGTAATGTTAGAAACTCATACATGGCGTAGCGGTAATGTGAATGGTGCAGAAGCAGGGTGTATGATTGCACTTGCACTTCTTCGCAGTGAGAAGAATGTCACCGTCGCAACGTTTAAAAACATTGGTATTCATACAGTGAACATTGATAAAACAGCTTCTTTTGGACAAGCTATGAGGAGATTGCAACAAATGCCTGTTGGAAATGTAAATGTAGGTAAACCGATGTCATGGGCCGCTCATCAAAACAACAAATACGATATATTTATTAATGTTGTGGatcaaatatttgaaaaatcTGATACATCTGAAGAAGCACTTCAGGCATACAAAACAAAACTCAAACTTCCAAATACAAAGTTAGTTTTCTTCAATTACTTTATAGGTAAAAAGAATTAACATTTCATATTACTTatctattttattaattttcagaTTAATAAATTGTGCTGTGTGCTCTTCGTCAACATATCGCAAGGAAAAGAGTGATAAAAGCATTTTAACAATTAATGGGTTTGATGCTAGCGTTCCTGTAGTTATACAGGCTTTCGCAAAGTCCCTGTTTTAATTACCGCGTGCATAGCAATTACTACATTGGCAAGCAGTACTAGCTAAACAATTATTATGCTTTTAAAACTAACATTGAACTCGACTTTTAAGCAGGTGggttttaagtaatttttatGAGATCGTCAATTAAGAATAATTTCAAAACACTTAGAAATCATTACAATAAGATTAATGAAGAAAATAGTTGCCAATAATTTATAAATACTGCTAGTCTGATACTTGTACAGTAGTTGGAGCATGCAATAGTAGAATTTCtataaaaagagagagagagagagagagagagagagagagagagagataaagaaTACTTTATTTAAAGTAATTAGAAATAattagaaataaaaaaagacagaaaaagaaaaaatcatCAACATACAGCCtgtgaaattatatattttgcTATCTATTAttgaattaaaatatttaagtatttggaagaaaagaaagaattTTTTAAACTGTGCCGAAAAAATTAGTTAAAGTTGATATTACCATTGCTTACCATTAAACAATTTAGTTTGAAAGCATACTCCTAAGAAATTTATGTTTCTTTAAACAAATGATTCGGCACTTATTACTATTACTAATTAATATTATCGTTGTTATTATTCATTACTAACTCACGACATTATAATTATCTCATATTAATACTAACACATTAACATATTTACTGCATGTTTCTAACATTTAAGACGAGCTGTGTAACCTTTTATAGTAATTTTATTTACCCGTAAAGAGTGGTCcaatgaattttgtaaatatttGTTTGAACGAATGATAAACTGATAAATTAATCAATAATTAAGCGAGTAAATGAATGTGATACATCTGTGATCAGCCAGTTGATTAGATAAATGAAAAAGTTTCAGACGCCATGGACCACTTTACATCGTTTAGAGATATCGTTCAGATACACGTTTACTAATTTATCGTTTtccacttgataaaattagttgcgcagctaaaaaaaaaaaagaaaataattaggATAAGACTGCATATTAGATACGAAACGAGTATCTAGAAGTAACTTAAGGTGCATTTTTAACTAACGGTAAAAAATACTTTTACTTTAATATTGCCTGCTTATTTTCACTGGTTGGCGCTGAAGCTTTCTGTAATAACTTTCATACGATACATAGGTGTAATGTGATTTTTAGAATGGTACATTTCAAAGACCGGTGCGCCTCTGGAAACTCGAATAAGATcttaaaaggaaaaaaaatagaaTGTTGAAAAATTTCCCACTGTGATATGCATTTAGCCCCAAAGAATGTAGGCTTACATTAGTATAATTTTACTGTTATATTTCATATTTGCCATAtccaaagtaaatacgacaaatACTAAATACACTACTAATATAATACTGTGATACAAAGTACATTGTTATTGTTCAAACTAGGTGAAAAGATAAGTAAATGTAACCAGAGGCGTGCCATGTGTCGTTTTCATTTGTTGATTAGTATCTATACCTATTAGCACATCAAgtttttgttaaaaaaaaaaaaaaaatagaggaaaCAAGAAAATACGACAGTATCCAGAGATACCTCTAAATAATTCTATTTCGATCCCTGAATTACTCTAGCGAACTTCTTTGGTTCCCAAAGTGAGAAGTAAACGTTTGTTCTTTAAGAAACGTCGCTAAAAAGTACAGCGTGGATGAAAATTCTCAGGTCTGacaaacatttaaattaagtgcTTAAATATTCACGTGTTCTTTGCAGCCTGCTCGGTAATTCATGAATCGATCTGTATAATTACTAATTTTAGCGCGTATGAAACTAAAGTCTAGTAACATTTTTAACTTTTCTTGTGCAGAAACGGAAGAAAACTTGAGTGGAATCGTGTTTGTAGTTATAGAAATTATAGTTATATTATTTACTCttatcattttttaattttagttGCGCGACGAGTCTTCTAGGAAGTTCTACCAATTATAAGTTATCGAAAATGATAGTATTTTTAGATCAGTTTTACAATGCGCTTATAAGTGGATTTTTTTGGTGAAAAACACATTACAAAAGAAAATATACAAAAAAACAATTTAGTAGTCGCGCATCTAGTTAAAATCTAAGTTACTCATAAAGAGTAGTGCAAACGTATGCTACATCTATATTTGTAGCTTGAGTGTATTCACTGATATCACCTAATGTAGTTTAATATACATGCTCTTACCTAACGATCGAAGAGAGAGATGTTCAAATTTTCCGATCATTTTAAATTCTGTTATCACTGTCATTTTACAACTGCCACCGTCTTCATTGTATAGTCAGGTCTACGATACTTTCAACTATTTTACAAACGATATATTCAAGATATTCAGATTGTTTATTTGTATAGAAATCGCGCaagggtagagagagagagagagagagagagagagagagaaagagagaggatttCTCTTCGATCGTGTTGTATAAACAAGGCATGTCCATTGTCTGTAAGAATACGTCCAAatgttaaaaagaaaaaaaaaaagaaaaaagaaaaaaaactgtACGATT
This is a stretch of genomic DNA from Xylocopa sonorina isolate GNS202 chromosome 8, iyXylSono1_principal, whole genome shotgun sequence. It encodes these proteins:
- the LOC143426324 gene encoding nose resistant to fluoxetine protein 6 isoform X3, whose protein sequence is MDRTWFIVVIFTCPAIYGAASSSNVSENPAQDLLANQRVRTLTDIDRTPDRNWTTLSEELDIFNARHLANNWTEEKYPVQEQCAKDITRYIDGLRRHEGWALKMDDSSGRYTNSFFWGNSYYVGSATECAYIDKDYGRRITETRRNASSLDEVEEFNTEPRKRNNGPSGNNLWTGTTMDKPPYKLGFYMMTISVNATLSPMTRTIYLGVCLPFSCSAGDVYVIAKLAASEQAAKHSSIEMVRDQHDMYNMYEDPVFWILLGVSAAVSVLMVIGTGYDIYVTRKYSRGRNVIYDLERHAKLEQLAARNTKSLSAEAIINGPQSLAVNNNNDHEGSLRSASPEVHKFSVLEELLLSFSVRANLKIICDDKVGGDTISTIHGLKAISMAWVILGHTCITAFKYSDNMEYRKVLEKKFLFQTITNGAFSVDTFFFMGGLLVSFLFFRTNAKGDLKKLTQGTRGFVAGGLKFIGLLMYRFCRLTAPYMFVLGVVQIAMKWFHSNSVFEPPSADYYNCPNYWWRNLLYINTLFPVEQMCMIWSWYVADDTQFYIVGAVILVLATNHFKIATFAMTTLLLSSWLTTGYIALVNNHMPSSDDPLALFDKIYDKPWTRLGPYLIGMSTGYFLFKTNCKIKMSKTTVCVGWLFSSACLLSLLYGLYETELSPIMAAAYSSLSHSVWALGLSWIVVACSTGYGGYVNSILSAPILYPFSRTTYCAYLVHPLVIRLTAMNLDSPFHLGKYTMMITFFGQLVLSYILSFIISVSFEAPIVSMLKILSPKKRKRIQ
- the LOC143426324 gene encoding nose resistant to fluoxetine protein 6 isoform X2, yielding MDRTWFIVVIFTCPAIYGAASSSNVSENPAQDLLANQRVRTLTDIDRTPDRNWTTLSEELDIFNARHLANNWTEEKYPVQEQCAKDITRYIDGLRRHEGWALKMDDSSGRYTNSFFWGNSYYVGSATECAYIDKDYGRRITETRRNASSLDEVEEFNTEPRKRNNGPSGNNLWTGTTMDKPPYKLGFYMMTISVNATLSPMTRTIYLGVCLPFSCSAGDVYVIAKLAASEQAAKHSSIEMVRDQHDMYNMYEDPVFWILLGVSAAVSVLMVIGTGYDIYVTRKYSRGRNVIYDLERHAKLEQLAARNTKSLSAAEAIINGPQSLAVNNNNDHEGSLRSASPEVHKFSVLEELLLSFSVRANLKIICDDKVGGDTISTIHGLKAISMAWVILGHTCITAFKYSDNMEYRKVLEKKFLFQTITNGAFSVDTFFFMGGLLVSFLFFRTNAKGDLKKLTQGTRGFVAGGLKFIGLLMYRFCRLTAPYMFVLGVVQIAMKWFHSNSVFEPPSADYYNCPNYWWRNLLYINTLFPVEQMCMIWSWYVADDTQFYIVGAVILVLATNHFKIATFAMTTLLLSSWLTTGYIALVNNHMPSSDDPLALFDKIYDKPWTRLGPYLIGMSTGYFLFKTNCKIKMSKTTVCVGWLFSSACLLSLLYGLYETELSPIMAAAYSSLSHSVWALGLSWIVVACSTGYGGYVNSILSAPILYPFSRTTYCAYLVHPLVIRLTAMNLDSPFHLGKYTMMITFFGQLVLSYILSFIISVSFEAPIVSMLKILSPKKRKRIQ
- the LOC143426324 gene encoding O-acyltransferase like protein isoform X1 codes for the protein MDRTWFIVVIFTCPAIYGAASSSNVSENPAQDLLANQRVRTLTDIDRTPDRNWTTLSEELDIFNARHLANNWTEEKYPVQEQCAKDITRYIDGLRRHEGWALKMDDSSGRYTNSFFWGNSYYVGSATECAYIDKDYGRRITETRRNASSLDEVEEFNTEPRKRNNGPSGNNLWTGTTMDKPPYKLGFYMMTISVNATLSPMTRTIYLGVCLPFSCSAGDVYVIAKLAASEQAAKHSSIEMVRDQHDMYNMYEDPVFWILLGVSAAVSVLMVIGTGYDIYVTRKYSRGRNVIYDLERHAKLEQLAARNTKSLSASQGKVYLPVPAAEAIINGPQSLAVNNNNDHEGSLRSASPEVHKFSVLEELLLSFSVRANLKIICDDKVGGDTISTIHGLKAISMAWVILGHTCITAFKYSDNMEYRKVLEKKFLFQTITNGAFSVDTFFFMGGLLVSFLFFRTNAKGDLKKLTQGTRGFVAGGLKFIGLLMYRFCRLTAPYMFVLGVVQIAMKWFHSNSVFEPPSADYYNCPNYWWRNLLYINTLFPVEQMCMIWSWYVADDTQFYIVGAVILVLATNHFKIATFAMTTLLLSSWLTTGYIALVNNHMPSSDDPLALFDKIYDKPWTRLGPYLIGMSTGYFLFKTNCKIKMSKTTVCVGWLFSSACLLSLLYGLYETELSPIMAAAYSSLSHSVWALGLSWIVVACSTGYGGYVNSILSAPILYPFSRTTYCAYLVHPLVIRLTAMNLDSPFHLGKYTMMITFFGQLVLSYILSFIISVSFEAPIVSMLKILSPKKRKRIQ
- the LOC143426054 gene encoding RNA-binding protein RO60, whose amino-acid sequence is MAVDLDPNDPEVRLSQFLYVGKEYPDYQPGNWFVHNYFLAKNVPSIEELAENTEKQLLPIQIITKAFESNLVPNPETLVYALAVCCRQTKSESLRHAAYATLNKICVSPQHFILFIKFASQISKQKELDTTGSSKHGWGQGLRKAVNNWYLSKTPMELAKCVTRYKSRYGWKHKDIIKLSHPVPNNPGGEMVLKYVVRGLEEMKKSYAEDSTLTEILEYIEHVEDFKHCTDEVRAAGLLEMYKLTIDHVPGHLLKSKEVWNALISSMDSVMLLTNLQRIHNLDLLKPNSPTVSKIIDQITNEENIAQDKVHPALVLVTIRDYENSGKALTFEKRKIREQFERPLPSPSKPNTKIIDALYKMLNLSFLHIQPTGLRYMITINMNKVMLETHTWRSGNVNGAEAGCMIALALLRSEKNVTVATFKNIGIHTVNIDKTASFGQAMRRLQQMPVGNVNVGKPMSWAAHQNNKYDIFINVVDQIFEKSDTSEEALQAYKTKLKLPNTKLINCAVCSSSTYRKEKSDKSILTINGFDASVPVVIQAFAKSLF
- the LOC143426327 gene encoding 26S proteasome non-ATPase regulatory subunit 5 gives rise to the protein MAEWLQMKIVRVSELTNFEEKKDILAEIKIKLGSLNNRETEQISRSLDFGQLFTQLTSSDREYVTEICEILKTLFGILEPGEVYRRYSAEISQLLNHPDAVVRSLALHEILCIVSNPQKISLLLADVDLLVAVANRIGDDNLMVSKCAMCIMKEIGKNANGLQILYTGELLRSFARLLAKNDVISFRVYEVVVDVAKSSKAGLEASAQSGFLNSLFNILESEDILLQVNALEILTQLALSEEGLSYLEQQEVLRKLVQKIAQADENPLSNLLIPGLMKFFGNVARYWPNEIFSKYPAVVSALFEVIENGDQAILGVALDTLGHVSARSEGKYALQALGDAMKCALKKIAEVIQKMPTALRIRGLNNLALILDVQKTEQDNRILSLTKSWFDSMCDDPLGIIVAICRQPFADIRQAGLEVLAVLASQIWGQEYISAYPGLVEFLLDRNIESFKECKEAKYEIVKRLTEAEQDIFDPNTVQRFREFVNQGPHYVEINTEVAIEGGL